In one Candidatus Nitronereus thalassa genomic region, the following are encoded:
- a CDS encoding Rieske (2Fe-2S) protein: MSEQVTVANTNEVAPGTGIVAEVNGKSLAVFNVDGTFHVIDNTCVHRGGPLGEGDLEGEVVTCPWHNWEFNVKTGVSVNNPSACVATYPVVIEGTEVKVSL, translated from the coding sequence ATGTCGGAACAGGTAACTGTGGCGAACACCAATGAAGTCGCCCCGGGGACGGGAATTGTGGCTGAAGTAAACGGAAAAAGTCTGGCGGTGTTCAATGTCGATGGCACCTTTCATGTCATCGATAATACATGTGTCCATCGAGGGGGGCCGTTAGGTGAGGGTGATCTTGAAGGGGAGGTAGTAACCTGCCCCTGGCATAATTGGGAATTCAATGTGAAGACCGGTGTGTCGGTCAATAATCCTTCTGCTTGTGTGGCGACTTATCCGGTGGTTATCGAGGGGACTGAAGTGAAAGTTTCTTTGTAG
- a CDS encoding response regulator — protein sequence MLAMKASGSSHTILIVDDDPALCRLIQRYLHRDGFDSLVATTGAEALQQLSTQRVTLMLLDLHLPDMQGDELIQAVKTQHPAIPFIVVTGYGDELLAVKMLKSGARDYITKDDKALELLPSVVLHNIQKLEQEQRLTQAEEALAAEQERSLVTLACIADGVITTDIHGIVYSINPVALHLVGHDLTQVLGRPIDEVFELVHPDHPEQEDPLVKTVLAHGQVMKPLYYRRLISRNGTETMVMCSASPICHQNGAVLGAVVVIRDMSERIKIEHELQKASKLESVGTLAGGIAHDFNNLLMSILGNISLAKLSLSPETRAFSQLLEAEKASLLAKGLTQQLLTFAKGGQPVKKPVRLVPILENATQLILRGGRIQSAFRFPNDLWDLFADESQLNQAFHNLILNAQQAMPQGGTLEIEAANFPTTERQNTPGLPLENHPHVRIRIKDSGCGIPHENLSRIFDPYFTTKSYGSGLGLATTYSIFTSHNGHMEVASTVGQGTAFTIYLPASSVRATTPSPPTSALRLGQGKILVMDDEEAIRLLLEQMLMHLGYTVEVTQNGEEAVERYVKAQELGQPFLAVILDLTIPGGLGGKDTIQRLRLLDPQVKAIVSSGYSNDPVLSHFHSYGFQGMVAKPFRLDELSESLYQVLSKREE from the coding sequence ATGCTTGCCATGAAGGCATCAGGCTCTAGCCATACAATCCTCATCGTTGACGATGATCCTGCGTTATGCCGTCTTATTCAACGCTATTTACACCGTGACGGTTTTGATTCACTGGTCGCGACAACGGGGGCAGAAGCACTTCAACAATTGTCCACCCAGCGCGTCACGTTGATGCTCCTCGACCTGCATCTTCCGGATATGCAAGGCGACGAGTTGATCCAGGCAGTCAAAACACAACATCCAGCCATACCGTTCATCGTCGTCACGGGGTATGGGGATGAGCTTCTTGCGGTCAAAATGCTCAAAAGCGGAGCTCGGGACTACATTACCAAAGACGATAAAGCACTCGAACTCCTTCCGTCAGTCGTCCTCCACAATATTCAGAAACTTGAACAAGAGCAACGACTCACCCAAGCTGAGGAGGCCCTGGCGGCAGAACAAGAACGATCCTTGGTCACCCTCGCCTGCATTGCGGACGGTGTCATCACGACCGACATCCACGGGATCGTCTACTCGATCAATCCTGTAGCCCTTCATCTCGTCGGCCATGATTTGACCCAGGTCCTGGGCCGTCCGATTGACGAGGTCTTTGAATTAGTCCACCCCGATCACCCAGAACAGGAAGATCCTCTTGTCAAAACGGTACTCGCCCACGGGCAAGTGATGAAACCCCTATACTATCGTCGCCTGATCAGTAGAAATGGCACGGAAACTATGGTCATGTGTAGTGCCTCGCCCATCTGTCATCAGAATGGAGCCGTGTTAGGCGCGGTCGTGGTCATCCGTGACATGTCCGAACGCATTAAAATTGAACATGAACTCCAGAAGGCCAGCAAGCTAGAATCTGTGGGCACCTTGGCCGGTGGGATCGCCCACGACTTCAACAATCTCCTCATGTCAATTTTGGGAAATATTTCGCTGGCGAAATTATCCCTTTCCCCTGAAACAAGAGCCTTTTCGCAATTACTCGAAGCGGAAAAAGCGTCCTTGCTCGCCAAAGGCCTCACTCAACAACTCCTGACGTTTGCCAAGGGTGGGCAACCGGTCAAAAAGCCTGTCCGCCTGGTTCCCATTCTGGAAAATGCAACACAACTCATTTTGCGGGGAGGCCGCATTCAAAGTGCGTTTCGGTTTCCCAATGATCTCTGGGACCTCTTTGCCGATGAAAGCCAACTCAATCAGGCGTTTCACAATTTGATTTTGAACGCACAGCAAGCCATGCCCCAAGGCGGAACCTTGGAAATTGAAGCAGCAAATTTCCCCACCACTGAACGACAGAATACTCCAGGCCTGCCATTAGAAAACCATCCTCATGTCCGAATTCGGATCAAAGATTCAGGATGCGGAATTCCTCATGAAAATCTTTCACGCATTTTTGATCCCTATTTTACGACCAAGTCTTATGGAAGTGGATTGGGATTGGCGACGACCTACTCCATCTTTACGAGTCACAATGGTCACATGGAGGTTGCATCTACGGTAGGCCAGGGAACCGCATTCACGATTTATCTACCAGCCTCATCGGTACGCGCCACAACACCGTCCCCACCCACCTCTGCCCTCCGCCTAGGACAAGGAAAAATCTTGGTTATGGACGACGAAGAAGCCATCCGCTTGCTTCTTGAACAAATGCTGATGCACTTAGGATATACAGTGGAAGTCACGCAAAATGGCGAAGAAGCCGTTGAGCGCTACGTGAAAGCCCAAGAGTTGGGGCAACCATTTCTAGCCGTGATTCTTGATTTGACGATACCCGGAGGACTGGGCGGAAAAGATACGATCCAACGACTGCGGCTTCTCGACCCACAGGTAAAGGCCATTGTCTCCAGTGGATACTCCAATGACCCCGTTCTCTCCCATTTTCATTCCTATGGGTTTCAAGGCATGGTGGCCAAACCGTTTCGTTTGGACGAATTAAGTGAAAGCCTGTATCAAGTGTTGTCCAAACGTGAAGAGTGA
- a CDS encoding response regulator: MKSAPPQQDQSALSLVVLIAEDDDGHASLIERNLQRCEIAETCHRFRDGQETLDFLLKVSKSITSVPQNPHILFLDGRMPKMSGQEVLRQIQNHRILKALPLTIVSTTDDSHELESFQALGCTHHLKKPVEINDLRHVLRQLHPDNYLYS; this comes from the coding sequence ATGAAATCCGCCCCCCCTCAACAGGATCAATCCGCACTATCCCTGGTGGTTCTGATTGCAGAAGACGACGATGGACATGCATCGTTAATCGAACGAAATTTACAACGATGCGAGATTGCGGAGACGTGCCACCGATTTCGAGATGGACAAGAAACCCTGGACTTTTTGCTGAAAGTGAGTAAAAGTATCACCTCGGTACCACAAAATCCCCACATTCTGTTTTTAGATGGTCGCATGCCAAAGATGAGTGGACAGGAAGTCCTGAGGCAAATACAAAATCATCGTATTTTAAAGGCACTACCCCTGACTATCGTCTCGACCACCGATGATTCACACGAGCTCGAATCCTTCCAAGCCCTAGGATGTACGCACCATCTGAAAAAGCCTGTGGAGATCAATGATTTGCGGCACGTATTACGCCAATTGCATCCTGACAATTATTTATATTCCTAA